One region of Flavobacterium sp. GSB-24 genomic DNA includes:
- a CDS encoding helix-turn-helix transcriptional regulator, which produces MPIIVNVDVMLAKRKMQSKELAEKLDITPANLSILKTGKAKGIRFDTLEAICKILDCQPGDILEYVAE; this is translated from the coding sequence ATGCCAATAATTGTAAATGTTGATGTAATGCTTGCCAAACGCAAGATGCAGAGTAAAGAGTTGGCAGAAAAACTAGATATTACGCCTGCCAATTTATCGATTCTAAAAACTGGAAAAGCAAAAGGAATTCGGTTTGATACTCTCGAAGCTATCTGTAAAATTCTGGATTGCCAGCCTGGCGATATTTTAGAATACGTAGCAGAATAG
- a CDS encoding M1 family aminopeptidase: MFSKLIQFEWHNNTRSWTFYATFIIYLVLGFFVSTFANFSFSGAYKNSPYVLTYAIGLISLTTTFSITLQAAQSFLKEYETKFDSIIFSSPISKFNYLTPKFITAFIIAVVSFGMFIIGMIVGHQMSWLQKSELGPFEIINYLWPYLVIVIPNIFLCLSILTALAWLTRSKLFIYVGGLLIYILYIAGSIFSNSPLFANASPSSAKAMSLAAKIDPFGLAAFLEQTRYWTAIEKNTQLVSLSGNFLFNRILWISVSLLLLFVSYRLFSFRKTKTKKVKASKIISKKTKVFSTAIPNNIEIKTFIHNLAVFKSNIKLDIYLILKGIPFLLIVLLFSGLLMIEISDEIDGGIRLAEKITDTALMISTIMDRLPFILILILLFYSSELLNRSENSRFEMLENTAPYSQFVVLLAKLTALFIIPLLIISISILIGCGFQIMNANASIEIGLYLSLFYYIGFPLLLISILIIAIQTFIKNKYIGLAISAFVCILFCTGIGEQLGISHPLFRFGNAFKTEYFDLNGFGKYTIPFHISMLYNFGLALVLLTLTGILWKRNASIVKTFRRNSFNGIQKTTLGFGMILFIGFGGYLFYKTNIEYPYLTEDDQNNWSEKYESQFKKYTNLAQPTIVSVKSKVDLFPEENLYQVKGTYELINNSEKPIDSLLLYIDRNSKLTSVEIPTSKKLDDVSDFQHYWFRLEKPLQPQQKLKMNFSFESSWSPFKGHTAFNSIIENGSFMRISRYFPLFGYQESNEISSKKERAKRHLKPQTPLKKLEDKSEIKYDFIDYDAVVSTSKNQTAIGVGDLIGNWKKDDRNYFHYKSNGKIPFRFAFSSAEYQIQKTNYKGISIEVFYDKRHSRNVEKLIQDVKNTLDYCQSNFGKYPYKTIRYAEVSAFADGFAATSYPSTVFMKENFGFYSDLKNKDKEDVINQLTAHELSHEWWGNSQISPEQKEGSWILTETLAQYTELMLYEKEHGLEKALETLKIHLDLYLSSRSYDPETPLYKTNYDTPHLPYDKGMLVMHQLRILIGEEKVNLALKNFLNHYRYPNPFPDSEDLLKEIYAVTDKNLYTKLDEMFKQIITYSSKIESVESIKKNGFYEISFKASSEKYKENATGERKQIPNNNKIDIGIYDENGKLSRFKFSIKNNKIEGKIKSKIKPQRIVVDPYLMNIDTFIKDNEKEID, encoded by the coding sequence ATGTTTTCTAAATTAATTCAATTTGAATGGCATAACAACACCAGAAGCTGGACTTTTTATGCCACGTTTATCATTTATTTGGTTTTAGGATTTTTTGTGAGCACATTTGCGAACTTTTCTTTTTCGGGCGCTTACAAAAATAGTCCGTATGTTTTAACTTATGCGATTGGTCTGATTTCGTTAACGACTACATTCTCGATTACACTTCAGGCGGCGCAAAGCTTTTTAAAGGAATATGAAACGAAATTCGATTCGATTATTTTCTCCTCTCCTATTTCTAAGTTTAATTATTTAACTCCAAAATTTATTACAGCATTTATAATCGCCGTAGTTTCTTTTGGAATGTTTATCATCGGAATGATTGTTGGACACCAAATGTCATGGCTTCAAAAAAGTGAACTTGGACCTTTTGAAATTATAAATTATCTCTGGCCGTATTTGGTCATTGTGATTCCAAATATTTTTTTGTGCCTTTCGATCTTGACTGCTTTGGCGTGGCTTACCCGAAGTAAACTTTTCATTTATGTTGGAGGTTTATTAATTTACATCTTATATATAGCAGGTTCGATTTTTTCGAATTCGCCCCTATTTGCAAATGCTTCTCCGTCTTCGGCGAAAGCCATGTCTTTGGCAGCAAAAATAGATCCGTTTGGTTTGGCTGCTTTCTTGGAACAAACGAGATATTGGACAGCGATTGAAAAAAATACCCAACTGGTTTCGCTTTCTGGCAATTTTTTATTCAATAGAATACTGTGGATTTCTGTATCTCTGCTTTTACTTTTTGTTTCGTATCGATTGTTTTCATTTCGAAAAACGAAAACTAAAAAGGTAAAAGCATCTAAAATTATATCAAAAAAAACAAAAGTCTTTTCGACAGCAATTCCGAATAACATCGAAATCAAAACTTTCATACATAATTTAGCTGTTTTTAAAAGCAATATAAAACTGGATATTTACTTAATTCTGAAAGGAATTCCATTTTTACTGATTGTTCTTTTATTTTCTGGATTATTAATGATTGAGATTTCAGATGAAATTGATGGAGGAATTCGATTAGCTGAAAAAATTACGGATACGGCTTTGATGATTTCCACAATAATGGATCGCCTGCCATTTATTCTGATTTTGATTCTTCTTTTTTATAGTAGTGAATTATTAAACCGAAGCGAAAATTCGAGATTTGAAATGCTTGAAAATACAGCGCCTTATTCTCAATTTGTAGTTTTACTGGCAAAATTAACGGCACTTTTTATCATTCCGTTACTCATTATTAGTATTAGTATTTTGATTGGATGCGGATTTCAAATTATGAATGCGAATGCTTCAATAGAAATTGGTCTTTATCTTTCTTTGTTTTATTACATTGGATTTCCGTTGCTGCTAATTTCAATTTTGATCATTGCAATTCAGACTTTTATTAAAAATAAATATATCGGACTTGCGATTTCGGCTTTTGTCTGCATTTTGTTTTGTACTGGAATTGGAGAGCAATTAGGAATTTCACATCCTTTATTTCGTTTTGGAAATGCTTTTAAAACAGAATATTTTGATTTGAATGGTTTCGGAAAATATACAATCCCGTTTCATATTTCGATGTTGTACAATTTTGGATTGGCTCTTGTTCTGCTTACTTTGACCGGAATTTTATGGAAAAGAAATGCTTCAATCGTAAAAACCTTTCGCAGAAATTCATTTAATGGTATTCAAAAAACAACTTTAGGATTCGGAATGATTCTTTTTATTGGTTTTGGAGGTTATCTTTTTTATAAAACCAATATTGAATATCCTTATTTAACCGAAGACGATCAGAATAACTGGAGCGAGAAATATGAAAGTCAATTTAAAAAATATACAAATCTGGCTCAGCCCACAATTGTTTCTGTAAAAAGTAAAGTCGATTTATTTCCCGAAGAAAACCTTTATCAAGTAAAAGGCACTTATGAACTAATCAATAATTCTGAAAAACCAATAGATAGTTTACTCCTATATATAGATCGAAATTCGAAACTGACTTCTGTTGAGATTCCGACTTCTAAAAAATTAGACGATGTTTCTGATTTTCAACATTATTGGTTTCGATTAGAAAAACCTTTACAGCCACAGCAAAAACTGAAAATGAATTTTTCTTTTGAATCATCTTGGTCACCTTTTAAAGGACATACGGCTTTTAATTCTATAATCGAAAATGGTTCTTTTATGCGAATCAGCCGTTACTTTCCGCTTTTTGGTTATCAGGAATCGAATGAAATCAGCAGTAAAAAAGAGCGTGCAAAAAGACATTTGAAGCCTCAGACGCCTCTTAAAAAACTGGAAGATAAATCTGAAATCAAATATGATTTTATTGATTATGATGCTGTAGTTTCGACATCCAAAAATCAAACTGCTATTGGTGTTGGAGATTTAATTGGAAATTGGAAAAAAGACGATCGCAATTATTTTCATTATAAATCTAATGGAAAGATTCCGTTTCGATTTGCTTTTTCTTCTGCCGAATATCAAATTCAAAAAACAAATTACAAAGGGATTTCTATTGAAGTTTTTTATGATAAAAGACATTCCAGAAACGTTGAGAAACTAATTCAAGATGTAAAAAATACTTTAGATTACTGCCAGAGCAATTTTGGTAAATATCCATATAAAACGATTCGATACGCAGAAGTTTCTGCTTTCGCCGATGGATTTGCGGCGACTTCATATCCGTCGACAGTTTTTATGAAAGAGAATTTCGGATTTTACAGCGATCTCAAAAACAAAGATAAAGAAGACGTAATCAATCAACTAACGGCTCATGAATTGTCGCACGAATGGTGGGGAAATTCACAAATAAGCCCAGAACAAAAAGAAGGAAGCTGGATTTTGACCGAAACTCTGGCACAATATACCGAGCTGATGCTTTATGAAAAAGAACATGGTTTGGAAAAAGCTTTGGAAACTTTAAAAATCCATCTTGATTTATATTTAAGTAGCAGAAGTTACGATCCAGAAACACCTTTATATAAAACCAATTACGACACGCCTCATTTACCTTATGATAAAGGAATGCTGGTTATGCATCAATTGCGAATATTAATTGGTGAAGAAAAGGTAAATCTGGCTTTGAAAAATTTTCTGAATCATTATAGATATCCAAATCCGTTTCCTGATTCTGAAGATTTATTAAAAGAAATTTATGCTGTAACAGATAAAAATCTATATACAAAATTAGATGAAATGTTTAAGCAGATTATCACTTATTCATCTAAAATAGAATCTGTCGAAAGCATTAAAAAGAATGGCTTTTATGAGATCTCTTTTAAAGCTTCTTCTGAAAAATATAAAGAAAATGCAACGGGAGAAAGAAAACAAATTCCAAACAACAATAAAATAGATATTGGAATTTATGATGAAAACGGAAAGTTATCGCGTTTTAAATTTTCAATAAAAAACAATAAAATAGAGGGAAAAATAAAATCTAAAATAAAACCTCAACGAATTGTTGTAGATCCTTATTTAATGAATATCGATACTTTTATAAAGGATAACGAAAAGGAGATTGATTAG
- a CDS encoding PepSY-like domain-containing protein, with translation MKTKIFLAIGLLSLTISVSAQKKIEVSELPKPAQEFLKKHFSETTVTSANKDAEHGEKGFEVKLQDGTEVEFWKDGSYREVDGGDKPIPTAFIPDNIKEYVSKNYPNEKITHIDYGHKDLDVDLTNDIDLEFTKEGKILKDKKNGIKEK, from the coding sequence ATGAAAACGAAAATATTTTTAGCCATAGGATTGTTAAGCTTAACAATTTCGGTCAGCGCACAGAAGAAGATCGAAGTATCAGAATTGCCAAAACCAGCTCAGGAATTTTTGAAAAAACATTTTAGCGAAACGACAGTCACAAGTGCTAATAAAGATGCAGAACACGGTGAGAAAGGTTTTGAGGTAAAATTGCAAGACGGAACAGAAGTAGAATTCTGGAAGGATGGATCATATAGAGAAGTAGACGGCGGAGACAAACCAATTCCAACTGCTTTTATTCCAGATAATATTAAAGAGTATGTATCAAAAAATTATCCGAATGAAAAAATTACTCATATTGATTATGGGCATAAAGATTTGGATGTGGATTTAACAAATGATATTGATTTGGAATTCACTAAAGAAGGTAAAATCCTTAAAGACAAAAAAAATGGCATAAAAGAAAAATAA
- a CDS encoding DUF2975 domain-containing protein codes for MKTTHIVSRILFYFTRFLSVVYFFLAAYSVFTLMTGLFLTFKDNGKYFQVCYPFTSHPLMLGDYNIPYILFDFLAPLSLYGLFFLLSSNVFKVFYQPKLFTANGISHLRRFYLSNLLIPSIVLFVAFFFVPLDNEVWLFIILHGMLGTFAYFLAAIFKQGLNLQNEQDLFI; via the coding sequence ATGAAGACAACTCATATTGTATCTCGAATATTATTTTACTTTACCAGATTTTTGTCCGTTGTTTATTTCTTTTTGGCGGCATATTCTGTTTTTACTTTAATGACGGGATTGTTTTTGACCTTTAAAGATAACGGAAAGTATTTTCAGGTTTGTTATCCTTTTACTTCTCATCCTTTAATGTTAGGAGATTATAATATTCCATATATTCTTTTTGATTTTTTAGCACCGCTAAGTCTATACGGTCTTTTCTTTTTATTGAGCAGCAATGTTTTTAAGGTCTTTTATCAGCCAAAATTGTTTACTGCAAATGGAATTTCTCATTTAAGGCGTTTCTATTTATCTAATTTATTAATTCCGAGTATTGTACTATTTGTAGCTTTCTTTTTTGTTCCGCTGGATAATGAAGTTTGGCTTTTTATTATACTGCACGGAATGCTTGGTACTTTTGCTTACTTTTTAGCTGCCATTTTTAAACAAGGTTTAAACCTTCAGAACGAACAAGACTTATTTATATAA
- a CDS encoding alpha-glucuronidase family glycosyl hydrolase, translated as MTSLRFVFLFILISFSAWAQKDYKLWLQYNVVSNSAIASEYKNNFKKIVVLGNSETIKIAEKEIKIGFLDMFGNILEINSDIKGENNLIIGSQSNLNAEVKKEVQSDFDKINTEGFIIKSISLKSKKQIIITGKNDIAVLYGVFNLLRILQTNKSIQNLNIVDSPKTNIRILNHWDNLDRTIERGYAGFSLWNWQKLPDFIDQRYIDYARMNASIGINGTVLNNVNANALILTSQYLEKVEALANIFRPYGIKVYLTARFSAPIEIGKLKSADPKDPEVMNWWKNKAKEIYKRIPDFGGFLVKANSEGQPGPQNYGRDHVDGANMLADAVAPFGGVIMWRAFVYSEHDANDRAKQAYAEFQPYDGKFKKNVIVQVKNGAIDFQPREPFHPLFGAMPKTPLMMEFQITQEYLGFSTHLVFLPKLFQEVLESDTYQKGKGSTVAKVIDGTLYENKLTGIAGVANIGNDLNWTGHPFAQANWYGFGRLAWNPYLDSETIADEWLRCTFSNDENFIKPVKKMMIDSREAVVNYMTPLGLHHIMDTGHHYGPGPWVSDLSRPEWNPTYYHKADKNGIGFDRSKSGTNATSQYAPELEKLFDNIETCPEKDLLWFHHISWDYKLKNGQTLWNGLSLKYQEGVNQVTEMQNVWNKTEKYIDYERFNEVKMLLEIQQKEAKWWRDACLLYFQQFSGKALPEGVEKPTQTLEYFKSLKFPFAPGN; from the coding sequence ATGACTTCATTAAGATTTGTTTTCTTGTTTATTTTGATTTCCTTTTCAGCTTGGGCCCAAAAGGATTATAAATTGTGGCTTCAGTACAATGTTGTGAGTAATTCTGCAATTGCTTCAGAATATAAAAACAATTTTAAAAAAATTGTAGTTTTAGGAAATTCCGAAACCATAAAAATTGCTGAAAAGGAAATTAAAATAGGATTTTTAGATATGTTCGGAAATATTCTTGAAATTAATTCGGATATAAAAGGAGAGAACAATTTAATAATTGGTTCACAATCGAATTTAAATGCTGAAGTTAAAAAAGAAGTACAGTCTGATTTTGATAAAATAAATACAGAAGGTTTTATTATTAAATCTATTTCCCTTAAAAGCAAAAAACAAATCATTATTACGGGTAAAAATGACATTGCAGTTTTGTACGGAGTTTTTAATTTACTGAGAATATTGCAAACCAATAAATCAATCCAGAATTTAAATATTGTTGATTCTCCAAAAACAAATATCCGCATCTTAAATCATTGGGATAATCTCGACCGTACAATTGAAAGAGGTTATGCTGGATTTTCTTTATGGAATTGGCAGAAACTTCCTGATTTTATCGATCAGCGTTATATCGATTATGCAAGAATGAATGCTTCAATTGGAATTAATGGAACTGTTTTAAATAATGTGAATGCAAATGCTTTAATCCTGACCTCACAATATTTAGAAAAAGTTGAAGCTTTAGCGAATATTTTCAGGCCTTATGGAATTAAAGTATATTTAACTGCAAGATTTTCGGCACCAATTGAAATTGGAAAACTAAAATCTGCCGATCCCAAAGATCCTGAAGTGATGAATTGGTGGAAAAATAAAGCAAAAGAAATTTACAAACGAATTCCTGATTTTGGCGGGTTTTTGGTGAAAGCCAATTCAGAAGGTCAGCCTGGGCCTCAAAATTACGGAAGAGATCATGTTGATGGCGCCAATATGCTTGCAGATGCAGTTGCTCCTTTTGGAGGTGTAATTATGTGGAGAGCCTTTGTATATTCAGAACACGACGCAAATGATCGTGCAAAACAGGCTTATGCCGAATTTCAGCCGTATGATGGAAAATTCAAAAAAAACGTAATTGTTCAGGTAAAAAATGGAGCAATCGATTTTCAGCCTAGAGAACCATTTCATCCTTTATTTGGTGCTATGCCGAAAACGCCTTTAATGATGGAATTTCAAATCACGCAGGAATATTTAGGGTTTAGCACGCATTTGGTTTTTCTGCCCAAATTATTTCAGGAAGTTTTAGAATCAGATACGTATCAAAAAGGAAAAGGTTCAACCGTTGCCAAAGTTATAGATGGTACTTTATATGAAAATAAACTAACTGGAATTGCTGGTGTTGCCAATATCGGCAACGATTTGAACTGGACTGGGCATCCTTTTGCACAGGCAAATTGGTATGGTTTCGGAAGACTGGCTTGGAATCCGTATTTGGATTCAGAAACGATTGCCGATGAGTGGTTGAGATGTACTTTTTCAAACGATGAAAATTTTATAAAACCAGTTAAAAAGATGATGATCGATTCGCGTGAAGCCGTTGTAAATTATATGACACCGCTTGGTCTGCATCATATTATGGATACAGGTCATCACTACGGACCGGGACCTTGGGTTTCAGATTTATCACGTCCAGAATGGAATCCTACATATTATCATAAAGCGGACAAAAATGGAATTGGTTTCGACAGGTCAAAGTCGGGAACAAATGCCACTTCCCAATACGCGCCAGAACTAGAAAAGCTTTTTGATAATATAGAAACTTGTCCTGAGAAAGATTTATTATGGTTTCATCATATTTCGTGGGATTATAAACTGAAAAACGGTCAGACACTTTGGAACGGACTTTCGCTTAAATATCAGGAAGGTGTAAATCAGGTTACAGAGATGCAAAATGTTTGGAATAAAACAGAAAAATATATTGACTACGAACGCTTTAACGAAGTTAAAATGTTATTAGAAATCCAACAAAAAGAAGCAAAATGGTGGCGCGATGCCTGCTTATTATATTTTCAGCAGTTTTCTGGAAAAGCACTTCCTGAAGGAGTTGAAAAACCAACACAAACATTAGAATATTTTAAATCATTAAAATTCCCATTTGCGCCGGGAAATTAA
- a CDS encoding LacI family DNA-binding transcriptional regulator encodes MEENKHVTIYDIAERLNLATSTISRALKDHHTISNKTIKKVKKTAEEMGFVPNTLAAGLRGNKTRTIGVLIPTVTQPFLSSLISGIEITAQKSDYTVIIMQSHDSYEEEVNMAKSLYSNRVSGVICSLAMETRDTAHFHQFSNNNIPLVFVDRVPKDYNTFRVVIDNYTAGYKATKHLIEQGCIRIGHLTAGSELGNLYNERKRGYIEALKDHNIEVEEELIINLNSVTYEDGVKASNALFDLNPIPDGLFAPGDILAVSAVQTAKKRGIKVPEEFKVIGFNNDPISQIIDPNLSTITHPAEKMGKAAADIIIKNLKSSKNDDAKEITFLNTEVLARESSQKS; translated from the coding sequence ATGGAAGAAAATAAACATGTAACGATTTATGATATTGCTGAACGATTAAATTTGGCTACATCGACCATTTCACGGGCCTTAAAAGATCATCATACCATAAGTAATAAAACAATAAAGAAAGTAAAAAAAACTGCTGAAGAAATGGGATTTGTTCCTAATACTTTAGCAGCAGGTTTGCGAGGCAATAAAACCAGAACTATTGGTGTTTTGATTCCGACTGTTACTCAGCCATTTTTGTCATCACTAATTAGCGGTATAGAAATTACAGCTCAAAAGTCGGATTATACCGTAATTATTATGCAGTCGCATGATTCTTACGAAGAAGAAGTCAATATGGCCAAATCATTATACAGCAATCGTGTAAGTGGTGTGATTTGCTCTCTTGCAATGGAAACCAGAGATACAGCTCATTTTCATCAGTTTTCAAATAATAATATTCCGTTGGTATTTGTGGACAGGGTTCCTAAAGATTATAACACTTTTAGGGTTGTTATTGATAATTATACAGCAGGGTACAAAGCTACAAAACATCTTATAGAACAAGGATGTATTCGCATTGGTCATTTAACGGCTGGTTCAGAATTAGGTAATTTGTACAACGAAAGAAAAAGAGGTTATATCGAAGCTTTAAAAGACCATAATATAGAAGTTGAAGAAGAATTGATTATTAACTTGAATTCGGTTACTTACGAAGATGGTGTAAAAGCCAGCAATGCATTGTTTGATTTAAATCCAATTCCAGACGGTTTATTTGCACCTGGAGATATCCTGGCAGTAAGTGCTGTACAGACTGCAAAGAAACGAGGTATTAAAGTGCCAGAAGAATTCAAGGTAATTGGCTTTAATAACGATCCAATTTCACAGATTATTGATCCTAATTTATCTACAATTACACATCCCGCTGAGAAAATGGGAAAAGCAGCAGCTGATATTATTATCAAAAACCTGAAATCATCTAAAAATGATGATGCCAAGGAAATTACTTTTTTAAATACAGAAGTATTAGCTAGAGAATCTTCGCAGAAAAGTTAA
- a CDS encoding proline iminopeptidase-family hydrolase produces the protein MRYILIFGVFLLTASCKKENQSNELTNYFSYNQGDVESAGVKMIPIKTPLGEFKVWTKRFGNNSKIKILLLHGGPAMTHEYMECFETFFQREGFEFYEYDQLGSYYSDQPKDSSLWTIERFVDEVEQVRKAINADKNNFYVLGNSWGGILAMEYALKYQKNMKGLLVSNMMASAPDYGKYADEVLAKQMNPEILRQIRSLEAKKDFNNPKYMELLIPNFYKKHLCRLKEWPDGLNRASKHINGEIYSLMQGPSEFGISGRLAKWDIKSRLHEITIPTLMIGAKYDTMDPKAMEEQSKLVQNGRYLYCPNGSHLAMWDDQKIFMNGVIKFINEVNDKKI, from the coding sequence ATGCGTTATATCCTGATCTTTGGAGTTTTTTTACTAACAGCATCCTGTAAAAAAGAAAACCAATCGAATGAACTTACTAATTATTTCAGCTACAATCAAGGTGATGTAGAATCTGCAGGAGTAAAAATGATCCCAATAAAGACTCCACTTGGCGAATTTAAAGTTTGGACAAAACGTTTTGGAAATAATTCAAAAATCAAAATACTTCTATTACACGGCGGTCCTGCAATGACGCATGAATATATGGAGTGTTTTGAAACATTCTTTCAACGAGAAGGCTTCGAATTTTATGAATACGATCAGTTGGGATCTTATTACAGCGATCAGCCTAAAGATAGTAGTTTATGGACAATTGAACGATTTGTCGATGAGGTAGAACAAGTACGTAAAGCAATAAATGCAGATAAAAATAATTTTTATGTTCTGGGAAACTCATGGGGAGGAATTCTTGCAATGGAGTACGCCTTGAAATATCAAAAAAATATGAAAGGATTATTAGTTTCTAACATGATGGCAAGTGCTCCAGATTACGGAAAATATGCTGATGAGGTTTTAGCAAAACAAATGAACCCAGAAATTCTTAGGCAAATAAGATCTTTAGAAGCTAAAAAAGATTTCAATAATCCAAAATATATGGAATTACTAATACCCAATTTCTATAAAAAGCATTTGTGCCGATTAAAAGAATGGCCAGACGGATTAAATCGTGCCAGCAAACATATAAATGGAGAAATTTATAGCTTAATGCAAGGTCCAAGTGAATTTGGCATCAGCGGGAGATTAGCAAAATGGGATATTAAGAGTAGATTACATGAAATCACAATTCCAACCTTAATGATAGGAGCCAAATACGACACAATGGATCCAAAAGCTATGGAAGAACAAAGTAAATTAGTTCAAAATGGACGATACTTATATTGTCCAAATGGCAGCCACTTAGCAATGTGGGATGATCAAAAAATCTTTATGAATGGAGTAATTAAATTTATAAATGAGGTTAATGACAAGAAAATCTAA
- a CDS encoding ABC transporter ATP-binding protein, with product MNSLSIKNLSKTYENGTKAIDQLSLEITNGMFGLLGPNGAGKSSLMRTIAALQEPTSGIIEFNGINILENPMFIRQNLGYLPQEFGVYPKISAYRLLDHLAVLKGIVDQKERHDQILYLLQQTNLLQHKDKAVHSFSGGMRQRFGIAQALLGNPKIIIVDEPTAGLDPEERNRFNNLLSEIGESIIVVLSTHIVEDVRDLCPKMAIISNGKLILEGKPNDAIDSLKDKIWMKAIQKTELKDHQLNFNIISSHLNSGKINIHVFANERPDSGFELISPDLSDVYFSVLGQNQLQN from the coding sequence ATGAACAGTTTATCAATCAAAAATCTCAGCAAAACTTATGAGAACGGCACGAAAGCGATTGACCAATTATCGCTTGAAATCACAAATGGCATGTTTGGCTTATTAGGTCCAAACGGCGCCGGAAAGTCAAGTTTAATGCGAACCATTGCCGCTTTACAGGAACCCACTTCTGGAATTATTGAATTTAACGGAATTAATATTCTGGAAAACCCAATGTTTATAAGGCAAAATCTGGGTTATCTTCCGCAGGAATTTGGAGTTTATCCTAAAATTTCTGCTTATCGCCTGCTCGATCATTTGGCAGTTTTGAAAGGGATCGTCGATCAAAAGGAACGTCACGATCAAATTTTGTACTTATTACAGCAGACTAATTTATTACAGCATAAAGATAAAGCAGTTCATTCTTTTTCCGGCGGGATGCGTCAAAGGTTTGGAATTGCGCAAGCTTTACTTGGAAATCCAAAGATTATTATTGTGGATGAACCTACGGCTGGGCTTGATCCGGAAGAAAGAAACCGATTTAATAATTTACTGAGCGAAATTGGTGAAAGTATTATCGTGGTTTTATCAACTCATATTGTAGAAGACGTTCGAGATTTGTGTCCTAAAATGGCAATTATCTCCAACGGAAAATTGATTTTGGAAGGAAAACCAAATGACGCAATCGATTCTTTGAAAGATAAAATCTGGATGAAAGCGATTCAGAAAACAGAATTGAAGGATCATCAATTGAATTTCAATATCATTTCTTCTCACTTAAATTCGGGAAAAATCAATATTCATGTTTTCGCAAATGAACGTCCAGATTCTGGTTTCGAATTGATATCGCCAGATTTAAGCGATGTTTATTTTAGTGTTTTAGGTCAAAATCAACTTCAAAATTAA
- a CDS encoding LLM class flavin-dependent oxidoreductase: protein MKNPISVSLLDLAIITQDSNATETFQKTKDIAQLADNLGYKRFWLAEHHNMAHVASTATVVLIGYVASQTKNIRVGSGGIMLPNHSPLVVAEQFGTLETLYPNRIDLGLGRAPGTDQPTAEAIRKDFFEQAQRFPQNVSKLQEYFSSENETGKVRAFPAEGLKVPIWILGSSMDSAALAAAYGLPYAFAGHFAPKLMIQAFEFYRENFQPSEYLEKPQTMACVNIIAADTNEEAELLSTSLYQMFLNLIRNDRKGLQPPVPSLDDIMNEQERFHVNQMTAGTFTGNKEQLVTDLKKFIDYARIDELMVTSPIFDHQAKLKSIQITKEAIDSLNESIHI, encoded by the coding sequence ATGAAAAACCCAATTTCGGTCTCATTATTAGACCTCGCTATCATCACTCAGGATAGCAACGCCACAGAAACATTTCAAAAAACAAAAGACATAGCGCAATTAGCAGATAATTTAGGATACAAGCGATTTTGGCTGGCAGAACATCACAATATGGCACACGTTGCAAGTACAGCAACAGTTGTTTTAATTGGTTATGTAGCAAGTCAGACAAAAAATATTCGTGTAGGTTCTGGCGGAATCATGCTGCCGAATCATTCTCCTTTAGTAGTTGCTGAACAATTTGGAACCTTAGAAACGCTTTATCCAAACCGAATCGATTTAGGTTTAGGAAGAGCGCCAGGAACAGATCAGCCAACTGCGGAAGCAATTCGAAAAGACTTTTTTGAGCAGGCACAACGTTTTCCGCAAAATGTAAGCAAACTTCAAGAGTATTTTTCTTCCGAAAATGAAACAGGAAAAGTGCGTGCATTCCCAGCCGAAGGTTTAAAAGTCCCAATTTGGATTCTGGGTTCAAGTATGGATAGTGCGGCTTTGGCAGCAGCTTACGGATTGCCTTATGCTTTTGCAGGACACTTTGCACCAAAATTGATGATTCAGGCATTTGAATTCTATCGCGAAAATTTCCAGCCATCAGAATATTTAGAAAAACCCCAAACAATGGCTTGTGTTAATATCATCGCTGCAGACACAAACGAAGAAGCAGAACTATTGTCTACAAGTTTGTATCAAATGTTTTTGAACTTAATTAGAAACGATCGTAAAGGTTTACAGCCTCCAGTTCCATCATTAGATGACATTATGAACGAGCAAGAACGTTTCCATGTCAATCAAATGACAGCAGGAACCTTCACAGGAAACAAAGAACAATTAGTTACCGATTTAAAAAAGTTCATCGACTACGCAAGAATTGACGAACTCATGGTAACAAGTCCGATCTTCGATCATCAGGCAAAACTAAAAAGTATTCAAATCACAAAAGAAGCGATCGACAGTTTAAATGAAAGTATACATATATAA